In uncultured Draconibacterium sp., one genomic interval encodes:
- a CDS encoding pyocin knob domain-containing protein, whose translation MKRILIILLLLVPVFTFAQQSWERIKPISAQVELLTPDTADLLLVEDITDGQRKSLKILNLPLSQAAQDSIEALWAVINGLSASSHPEATLTSDDTDVFSLNQETQTFTFTAGNLNINKSQIVDFGDYLQRTGGTMLNTNLVGNMNAEYLGGISSGRVIYGDNSYGTIRWNTSVDSIGKSGFYFTDGGVQGNPTTENYNIIHSAYNVSDDRYAFQIASRYNGSNFYMRTGTSTANVWNDWVELWHSGNLTALSGLTNDLNVSDFPNDAGYLTGYTETDPTVNNETITIQRNGSIIGSFTLNQGANETFNIIDENTTYTSSDFDHDQLINAHNLTTDIDHDKLTNFLVSEHFTQAEININQSQVSNLISDLSLKAERQINISWETGIINNSVGFNSSAGEVPTSGTHFGFFATLDGNDDYGGAFVMRNDNAFFQTREGGVLQGWRELWHTGNFDPNDKQDNITLTTTGNSGTSTFSGNILNVPNYTLAGLGYSVPSLQDITSIGSSTSDLIYANGHIASDIIYDISGGIYLRSTGTQTVISGEGASGSIILRPQGNAVLSYQAQYNSSGNFVMGDLILYNSGEVYQSSSLGNGLDYSATVNDIESGDIDAVFSSALIGVYPVWHSGNLTALSGLTNDLNVSDFPNDAGYLTGYTETDPAWAAFKNRVIYGDNSYGTIRENTSVDDIVKSGFYFTGSGVTGNPTTHNYNLIHSSYNGGARLSYQIAARYNANEFYMRTATSTDGVWNSWNELWHSGNLDLWNDTEDLLLNTAEVTIEAYNATTWNGSAKVVTQDAIRDKIETFGSIATKGFWTGTQAAYDALGSYDSNTIYFIED comes from the coding sequence ATGAAACGAATACTTATCATTCTATTATTGCTTGTACCGGTATTCACCTTTGCCCAACAATCCTGGGAGCGTATTAAGCCAATCTCGGCACAGGTTGAACTACTCACACCCGACACCGCGGATCTTCTCCTGGTAGAAGATATTACCGATGGACAGCGGAAATCCTTAAAGATTCTCAACCTGCCACTCTCGCAAGCCGCGCAAGATAGCATTGAAGCTTTGTGGGCGGTTATTAATGGGCTTTCTGCAAGTTCGCACCCGGAGGCTACTTTAACCAGTGACGATACAGATGTATTTAGTTTAAATCAGGAGACACAGACATTTACTTTTACCGCAGGAAATTTGAATATAAACAAATCACAAATAGTTGACTTTGGAGATTATTTGCAAAGGACAGGCGGTACAATGCTAAATACTAATTTGGTAGGAAACATGAATGCCGAATACTTGGGCGGAATTAGTTCTGGCAGAGTAATCTACGGAGATAATAGTTATGGTACAATAAGATGGAACACAAGTGTTGATTCAATTGGCAAGTCAGGATTTTATTTTACAGATGGTGGAGTCCAAGGGAATCCAACAACTGAAAATTATAATATTATTCACTCGGCATACAATGTAAGTGACGATAGATATGCGTTTCAAATAGCATCAAGATATAACGGTTCTAATTTTTACATGAGAACAGGAACATCAACTGCTAATGTATGGAATGATTGGGTGGAATTGTGGCATTCAGGAAATTTAACCGCACTATCCGGTTTGACAAATGACTTAAATGTTTCTGATTTTCCAAATGATGCAGGATATCTTACAGGATATACCGAAACCGACCCTACTGTAAACAACGAAACCATAACCATTCAGCGAAATGGAAGTATTATCGGTAGCTTTACATTGAATCAAGGAGCAAATGAAACGTTCAATATTATAGACGAGAATACAACATATACATCCTCTGACTTTGATCACGATCAGTTAATCAACGCACACAACTTGACAACAGACATAGACCATGATAAATTAACTAATTTTTTAGTGTCAGAACATTTTACACAGGCCGAAATAAATATTAACCAAAGTCAAGTTTCTAACCTAATAAGCGATTTAAGTTTAAAAGCTGAGAGGCAAATAAATATATCGTGGGAAACCGGGATAATAAACAATAGCGTAGGGTTTAATTCATCAGCCGGAGAGGTGCCAACGTCGGGCACACATTTTGGTTTTTTTGCTACGCTTGACGGGAATGACGATTATGGCGGTGCATTTGTTATGCGAAACGATAACGCATTTTTTCAAACAAGAGAAGGAGGTGTTTTGCAGGGATGGAGAGAGCTTTGGCATACAGGAAATTTTGACCCAAATGATAAGCAAGATAATATAACCCTAACCACAACTGGAAATAGTGGAACGTCGACATTTTCTGGCAATATTTTAAATGTTCCAAACTACACACTCGCTGGACTTGGTTACTCTGTGCCATCTTTGCAAGATATTACATCTATTGGTAGTTCTACATCGGATTTAATTTATGCAAACGGGCATATTGCATCAGATATAATATATGATATTTCAGGAGGTATTTATCTGCGGTCAACAGGTACACAAACAGTAATTTCAGGAGAAGGTGCTTCAGGTTCTATAATCCTTAGACCACAGGGTAATGCTGTACTATCCTATCAGGCGCAATATAATAGTAGTGGTAATTTTGTAATGGGAGATTTAATTCTTTACAATTCTGGAGAAGTTTATCAGTCGTCAAGTTTAGGTAATGGTTTAGATTATTCGGCGACCGTTAATGATATAGAAAGCGGCGATATCGACGCAGTCTTCAGTTCTGCACTTATTGGGGTGTATCCGGTGTGGCATTCAGGAAATTTAACCGCACTATCCGGTTTGACAAATGACTTAAATGTTTCTGATTTTCCAAACGATGCAGGATATCTTACAGGCTATACCGAAACCGACCCTGCCTGGGCAGCATTTAAGAATAGAGTGATCTACGGAGATAATAGTTATGGTACAATTCGAGAAAATACTAGTGTTGACGATATAGTTAAGTCTGGATTTTATTTTACAGGAAGCGGTGTAACAGGAAATCCAACCACTCACAATTATAATCTGATACATTCATCATATAATGGAGGGGCAAGGCTGTCTTATCAAATAGCAGCAAGGTATAATGCGAATGAATTCTACATGAGAACAGCCACGTCCACTGATGGCGTATGGAATTCATGGAATGAATTATGGCATTCCGGTAATTTAGATTTATGGAATGATACAGAGGACCTATTATTAAACACCGCCGAAGTAACAATAGAAGCCTACAACGCCACAACCTGGAACGGCTCCGCTAAGGTTGTAACCCAGGATGCAATACGCGACAAAATAGAAACCTTCGGGAGCATAGCAACCAAAGGTTTCTGGACAGGCACACAAGCCGCTTACGATGCTTTGGGCAGCTACGACAGTAACACAATTTATTTCATAGAGGATTAG